In Rhabdothermincola sediminis, the sequence GCGATGGCCCGGGCCAGTGCCACCCGCTGCTGCTGCCCTCCCGAGAGGGTGCCGGGCTGGCGGTCCCCCAACCCGCCGAGGCCGACCATCTCCAGCGCCGCGGCGACCCGCTGGTCGCGCTCGCGCCTGGGGCCGCGGGGCAACCCGTAGGCCACGTTGCGAGCCACCGACAGGTGCGGGAACAGCGCCCAGTCCTGGAAGACCATGCCGATGCGGCGCCGCTCCGGAGGGACGTGGACCCCTGGGCCGGTCAACACCTGATCACCCACCCGGACCGTCCCGGCGTCGGCGGTCTCCAACCCGGCGATGATCCGCAGCAGGGTGGTCTTGCCGCACCCGCTCGGCCCGAGCAGGGCCACCATGCGGCCCGGCTGGACCTCGAGGGACGCGCCGCGCAGCACCGGTGTCGAGCCGAACGACTTGTCCACGCCGGCGACCGCCACGGGTTGGGCGCCGAGTGGTCGGGTGGTGAGCGCCGGGGAGCTCACCCTCGCCACCTCACTCCCTACTCCCTCAGTGTGGAAGGCAGGGCGCGATGGTGCACGAGCGCCAGACGCTTGGTGGCCCGGGTGAGCGCGACGTACAACGCCCGCGGACCTTGCGCCTCCTCGTCCACGATCGCGGCGGGCTCCACCACCACGGTGGCATCGAGCTCGAGACCTTTGACCAGGCTCACCGGCACCACCGTGATCTGCTGGTCGAACCCGTGCCGGGTGGCGCGACCGTGCTCCAGGCCGGCCGCATCGAGGGCGTCGCTCACCTGCTCGACCAGTGACGACGGGCAGATCACCGCCACCTGTCCGGGATCGACGGCATCGAGCTCCTCGCGAGTGGCGTCGACGACGTCGCCCAGCAGCGAGGCGGGCGAGCCGGATCGGATGATGCGAGGTGGGGAGCCGTCCTCGCGGATGGACCGAGGTGGCTGCAGTTCGGGCGCGGCCTCGCGCAGCACCCGCGCGGCGAGGGCCATGTTCGGCGCGGGCAGTCGGTATCCGAGCGTGAGCTCGGCCCGGCGGGCCGGATGCTTGGCCGGCAGGTGCTCGAGGACCTCGTCCCAGCTGGCGTGCGCCCACTGCCCGGTGGCCTGCGCGATGTCGCCCACGATGGTCATCGAACCGTTCAGCGAGCGCCGCGACAGCATGCGCAACTGCATCGGCGAGAGGTCCTGCGCCTCGTCGACGACGATGTGGCCGTACGTGCGGATCTCGTCGTCGGTGGGCGCCTCACCCGCCCGCTTCCGGCGGGGGCGGGGGCCGAGCAGCTCACGGGCCTCGTCGAGCAACGGCGCGTCGTCGTGGGTGAACACGACGTGCTCGATCCGATCGGAGCGCTCGCGGTGCAGCGCGTCGATCTCCTCGTCGGTGAGCAGGCCCCGGCCGGCGCTGCGCAGCAGGGCCTTCGACCCGAACAGGTCGTGGAGCAACTGGGGAGGGGTGAGCACCGGCCACATCCACTCGAGAGCCTCCCGGACCCGCGGCTCGTGGCGGACACGCTCGCGAACCTCGGCCACGGGCAGGTTGCCCCGGCCACTGGCCGCCAGCGCCGCGAAGACCTCGGCCTCCACGAACCGGCGCGCCGGGTTGTGGCGCCGGTAGCGGCGGCGGGCCTCGTCGACGATCCGGCGGCTGGTTCTCCGGTCGAGCACCAGACGCTGCACCCCGTAGGGCACGATCAGGTCGTCGCGCAAGGGGCGTTCCCGATCGCGGATGGCCCGTGCCAGCAGCGTGGCTGCTCGCAGGTCGCCCTTGACCCGGGCGGCCACACCGGTGTCGTAGGCGTTGATGCGCACGTCGGGCACCAGATCGGCGAGCACCGCCAGCTCGACCCCGGCCTCACCGAGCGAAGGCAGGACCTGCTCGATGTAGCCGAGGAACAGGCGGTTCGGCCCGATCACGAGCACCCCCTGGCCCTCCAGCGGGAAGCGGTAGGTGTACAGGAGGTAGGCGGCCCGGTGCAGCGCCACCACCGTCTTGCCCGTGCCGGGACCGCCCTGCACCACCAGCACCCCTGGCATCTCGGCCCGGATCACCTCGTCCTGCTCGCCCTGGATGGTGGCGACGATGTCGGAGAGGCGCCCGGTGCGGGCGGTCTCGAGCGCCGAGATGAGCGCGCCGTAGCCGCTGATCCGGGCCTCACCCCCGCCCCGGTCCTCGGCCAGGCCCAGCGCGTCGAGCGCGTCACCGAACAGCTCGTCCTCGATGCCGAGCAGCTTGCGGCCCCGGGTGGCGAAGTGGCGCCTGCGCCGCAACCCCATCGGCTCCCGGCCGGTGGCCCGGTAGAAGGGCTCTGCCACGGGGGCCCGCCAGTCGACGATGACCGGCTCCTGGTCGGCGTCGGCCACCGCGATGCGACCGATGTGGTAGGTGCCCGAGTCGCCGTTGCGGGCCCCGGGCTCGAAGTCGATGCGGCCGAAGCACAGCGCGGCCTCGCCCAGATCCAGTTGCGCGAGCCGGTGGACCATCGTGTCCCAGATCACGTCGCGCTCGAAGCGGGCCTGCTCAGTGCCCCCGCGGCCCACCTCGACCATGGTCGTCATCCGGGAAGCGGCCTGGCGGGTGGCTTCGAGGCACTCGTACGCGTGGTCGATGTACGCCTGCTCAGCCTCGAGATCGGGATGAACGGTCATCTGGCTCCTGGACGGAGACGAGCCGGGACAGGGGAATCTCCAATCCTACCCGTGGCGCTCTCCTAGCGGCGGTGCTCGGGCGGCCCGTGCCCGTCGGACGGGCGGTGCGCGTGCGGGTGCTCGGTGGCCACGAGGTCCACGCCAAGGCGCTGCAGGCCGACGCCGAAGGTCTCGAGGAGCCGGTCCGCGTCGAGGACCTCCGCGGGTGGGCCGGCCGCCACCACCCGGCCGGCGAGCAGCAGTACCCGATCGGCGCGGGCAGCCTCGGCGACC encodes:
- a CDS encoding HelD family protein, encoding MTVHPDLEAEQAYIDHAYECLEATRQAASRMTTMVEVGRGGTEQARFERDVIWDTMVHRLAQLDLGEAALCFGRIDFEPGARNGDSGTYHIGRIAVADADQEPVIVDWRAPVAEPFYRATGREPMGLRRRRHFATRGRKLLGIEDELFGDALDALGLAEDRGGGEARISGYGALISALETARTGRLSDIVATIQGEQDEVIRAEMPGVLVVQGGPGTGKTVVALHRAAYLLYTYRFPLEGQGVLVIGPNRLFLGYIEQVLPSLGEAGVELAVLADLVPDVRINAYDTGVAARVKGDLRAATLLARAIRDRERPLRDDLIVPYGVQRLVLDRRTSRRIVDEARRRYRRHNPARRFVEAEVFAALAASGRGNLPVAEVRERVRHEPRVREALEWMWPVLTPPQLLHDLFGSKALLRSAGRGLLTDEEIDALHRERSDRIEHVVFTHDDAPLLDEARELLGPRPRRKRAGEAPTDDEIRTYGHIVVDEAQDLSPMQLRMLSRRSLNGSMTIVGDIAQATGQWAHASWDEVLEHLPAKHPARRAELTLGYRLPAPNMALAARVLREAAPELQPPRSIREDGSPPRIIRSGSPASLLGDVVDATREELDAVDPGQVAVICPSSLVEQVSDALDAAGLEHGRATRHGFDQQITVVPVSLVKGLELDATVVVEPAAIVDEEAQGPRALYVALTRATKRLALVHHRALPSTLRE